The following are encoded together in the Synechococcales cyanobacterium CNB genome:
- a CDS encoding outer membrane lipoprotein carrier protein LolA, with protein MTRRQGLNYGDEGKGRPMMTLMTLLVLAMRAVVLPMGLGLALCADPALATVEPAQPERTDGEIRTADDLLRELERTGESVTRFSATVRYVKTFAIAGDTETRDGSLVFVTDPADDGATPRRRFLIEFDRLTVGRRVEQKPQTYVFDGRWLLERLPSEKQIVKREVVPPGERWDPLRLGEGPFPVPVGQRREDVLREFSAELLPAGDGLESEALRAYAADCWQLRLTPHAELADNADFEEVRVWYDRTDLLPRVVRTVSPSGDESLVQLREVRTNDAVRVDERAMSTDLPAKRDGWAIKVEPWQAK; from the coding sequence GTGACACGCCGCCAGGGGTTGAACTATGGGGACGAGGGGAAGGGCAGACCGATGATGACGCTGATGACCCTGCTCGTGCTGGCCATGCGTGCGGTCGTGCTGCCGATGGGGCTGGGATTGGCGCTGTGCGCGGACCCCGCGCTCGCGACCGTTGAGCCGGCGCAGCCTGAGCGGACGGATGGCGAAATCCGCACCGCCGACGACCTGCTGCGCGAGCTGGAACGAACGGGCGAATCCGTCACGCGGTTCTCCGCCACCGTGCGCTACGTCAAGACCTTTGCCATCGCGGGCGATACGGAGACACGCGACGGCTCGCTGGTGTTCGTGACCGATCCGGCCGACGATGGCGCGACGCCCCGCCGACGGTTCCTCATCGAGTTTGATCGGCTCACGGTCGGCCGCCGTGTCGAGCAAAAGCCGCAGACCTATGTCTTCGATGGTCGCTGGCTCCTCGAACGCCTCCCCTCCGAGAAGCAGATCGTGAAGCGCGAGGTCGTCCCCCCGGGCGAGCGGTGGGATCCGCTCCGGCTCGGTGAGGGGCCGTTCCCAGTGCCCGTCGGCCAACGGCGCGAGGACGTGCTGCGCGAGTTCTCTGCCGAGCTGCTGCCCGCCGGGGACGGGCTGGAGAGCGAGGCCCTTCGAGCGTACGCGGCCGACTGCTGGCAGTTGCGCCTGACGCCTCACGCCGAACTGGCGGACAACGCCGACTTCGAAGAGGTGCGCGTGTGGTACGACAGGACGGACCTGCTGCCGCGCGTGGTACGGACGGTCAGCCCCTCGGGCGATGAATCGCTCGTGCAGCTGCGCGAAGTTCGGACGAATGACGCCGTGCGCGTGGACGAGCGGGCGATGTCCACGGACCTGCCCGCGAAGCGCGACGGCTGGGCGATCAAGGTCGAGCCATGGCAGGCGAAATGA
- the ruvX gene encoding Holliday junction resolvase RuvX produces the protein MGLHPLVPGRPGRGRQHARGPLRRQARQQTHQPALGKPAHRPEVRRRRPDEPDRRALDRDRGPRRRLREDGLRPARHHRAAQHRAADVDGLRPPARRRCRTRLRDARRGGQPRHHPRVTRAACRPRRAKNDGVRYLCIDLGDRRTGLAVGDDATRIASPIGVLETAIDTSGGDALLDQIAHAAEEHLDAHDEIVVGLPLNMDGTDGPRAALVRAFADRIASRTGRTVRLHDERLSTASADWSMAQSGMTHKQKKERRDALAAAAILKEFLAAGAAGSAGHATGGS, from the coding sequence GTGGGTCTACATCCGCTCGTTCCCGGTCGGCCTGGGCGAGGGCGACAGCACGCCCGTGGGCCGCTTCGTCGTCAAGCGCGGCAGCAAACTCATCAACCCGCACTGGGTAAACCCGCGCACCGGCCAGAAGTTCGACGCCGACGACCCGATGAACCCGATCGGCGAGCGCTGGATAGGGATCGAGGGCCTCGGCGACGACTCCGTGAAGACGGGCTACGGCCTGCACGGCACCATCGAGCCGCACAGCATCGGGCGGCAGATGTCGATGGGCTGCGTCCGCCTGCTCGCCGACGATGTCGAACTCGTCTACGAGATGCTCGCCGAGGGGGTCAGCCGCGTCACCATCCGCGAGTGACACGGGCAGCGTGCCGGCCTCGACGTGCGAAGAATGACGGCGTGCGCTACCTCTGCATCGATCTCGGCGATCGGCGCACCGGCCTGGCCGTCGGCGACGACGCCACGCGGATTGCCTCGCCCATCGGCGTGCTCGAAACGGCGATCGACACGTCGGGCGGGGATGCGCTCCTCGACCAAATCGCTCACGCGGCGGAAGAACACCTGGACGCACACGACGAGATCGTCGTCGGCCTGCCGCTGAACATGGACGGCACGGACGGGCCGCGTGCCGCACTTGTGCGTGCCTTCGCCGACCGGATTGCGTCGCGAACCGGCCGAACCGTTCGCCTCCATGACGAGCGGCTCTCCACCGCCTCGGCGGACTGGTCGATGGCCCAGAGCGGGATGACGCACAAGCAGAAGAAAGAGCGGCGGGATGCTCTGGCGGCCGCAGCGATCCTGAAGGAGTTTCTCGCCGCCGGGGCCGCGGGGAGCGCGGGACACGCCACAGGGGGATCGTAA
- a CDS encoding LysM peptidoglycan-binding domain-containing protein, with product MSLPSQSPRPGKMGRTYVRNHRRKVGRRPLAALVIVVVVGGVVSAWAMGIGRGEPSGASAAETMLSDPFVPEQTPTRETARPAAQPARPEPERQATNNPAPLEIRQGRPNATRTDTNEDVQAPAREASPPVVRPSEAHTAAPPTGLGDALREAEPLPGGGSTPSVTDTARNLLGAAERSLTENKPVVARELLNRALRDPTLSAADRAAVRDRLARINDDLVFSPKVHADDALSGSYVVQSGDSLERIARRNDLAVDWRLLQRVNRLSNPNRIQVGQSLKLVRGPFHAVVSKSAYRLDLYAGPPADESAWVYIRSFPVGLGEGDSTPVGRFVVKRGSKLINPHWVNPRTGQKFDADDPMNPIGERWIGIEGLGDDSVKTGYGLHGTIEPHSIGRQMSMGCVRLLADDVELVYEMLAEGVSRVTIRE from the coding sequence ATGTCGCTCCCCTCGCAATCTCCCCGCCCGGGCAAGATGGGCCGCACCTACGTCCGCAACCACCGGCGGAAGGTCGGGCGGCGACCGCTCGCCGCGCTGGTCATCGTGGTGGTCGTCGGCGGCGTGGTATCGGCTTGGGCGATGGGCATCGGCCGCGGTGAGCCGTCGGGGGCGAGCGCGGCCGAGACGATGCTCAGCGACCCCTTCGTGCCCGAGCAGACGCCCACGCGCGAGACCGCTCGCCCGGCGGCGCAGCCGGCGCGGCCGGAGCCGGAGCGGCAGGCGACGAACAACCCTGCACCGCTCGAAATCCGGCAGGGCCGTCCGAACGCGACGCGGACGGACACGAACGAGGACGTGCAGGCGCCGGCGCGAGAAGCATCGCCCCCGGTCGTGCGGCCGTCTGAGGCGCACACCGCCGCTCCGCCGACCGGTCTGGGCGACGCGCTGCGCGAGGCCGAGCCGCTGCCGGGAGGGGGGAGCACGCCGTCCGTCACCGACACCGCGCGGAACCTGCTCGGCGCGGCGGAGCGGAGCCTGACCGAGAACAAGCCCGTCGTCGCGCGCGAGCTGCTGAACCGGGCACTGCGGGATCCGACGCTGAGCGCGGCCGACCGGGCGGCGGTCCGCGACCGGCTCGCGCGGATCAACGACGACCTCGTCTTCTCGCCGAAGGTCCACGCGGACGACGCGCTGAGCGGGTCGTACGTCGTACAGAGCGGCGACAGCCTCGAACGCATCGCGCGGCGCAACGATCTGGCCGTGGACTGGCGACTGCTCCAGCGCGTCAACCGGCTGAGCAACCCGAACCGCATCCAGGTGGGCCAGTCGCTCAAGCTCGTGCGCGGGCCGTTCCACGCGGTCGTCTCGAAGAGCGCGTACCGCCTGGACCTCTACGCCGGCCCGCCCGCCGACGAGTCGGCGTGGGTCTACATCCGCTCGTTCCCGGTCGGCCTGGGCGAGGGCGACAGCACGCCCGTGGGCCGCTTCGTCGTCAAGCGCGGCAGCAAACTCATCAACCCGCACTGGGTAAACCCGCGCACCGGCCAGAAGTTCGACGCCGACGACCCGATGAACCCGATCGGCGAGCGCTGGATAGGGATCGAGGGCCTCGGCGACGACTCCGTGAAGACGGGCTACGGCCTGCACGGCACCATCGAGCCGCACAGCATCGGGCGGCAGATGTCGATGGGCTGCGTCCGCCTGCTCGCCGACGATGTCGAACTCGTCTACGAGATGCTCGCCGAGGGGGTCAGCCGCGTCACCATCCGCGAGTGA
- a CDS encoding 5-formyltetrahydrofolate cyclo-ligase produces MSGPDTAAAKAALRREMRDRLAGLAASDTAAWSDALCARLLASGLLGEHGPVMLFAALPGEVDLSAVAAALHRAGRTVCLPRVGWDEGSLEPVAAGWPWDGLAQTRHGLREPPPDAPAIPLGELNAVVVPGLAFDGEGNRLGRGAGFYDRFLSRPGLAARTVGAGFDLQVVARVPTDAQDVPLDAVATERRIASPAAGA; encoded by the coding sequence GTGAGCGGCCCCGACACCGCCGCCGCCAAGGCTGCCCTGCGTCGGGAGATGCGGGATCGGCTGGCCGGCCTTGCGGCGAGCGATACCGCCGCCTGGTCCGATGCCCTCTGCGCAAGGCTGCTGGCATCCGGGCTGCTCGGCGAGCACGGGCCGGTGATGCTCTTCGCCGCCCTTCCCGGCGAGGTCGATCTGTCCGCGGTGGCCGCCGCTCTGCACCGTGCCGGGCGAACGGTCTGCCTGCCACGCGTCGGATGGGACGAGGGCAGCCTCGAACCTGTCGCGGCCGGATGGCCCTGGGACGGCCTGGCGCAGACGCGGCACGGCCTGCGCGAGCCGCCGCCCGATGCACCCGCGATCCCTTTGGGCGAACTGAACGCCGTCGTCGTCCCGGGGCTTGCGTTCGATGGCGAGGGCAACCGCCTCGGGCGTGGAGCGGGCTTCTATGATCGGTTCCTCTCGCGTCCGGGTCTGGCGGCACGCACGGTCGGCGCGGGATTCGATTTGCAGGTCGTCGCCCGCGTCCCGACCGATGCACAGGACGTGCCGCTGGACGCGGTCGCGACCGAACGTCGGATCGCCAGTCCGGCGGCCGGGGCGTGA
- a CDS encoding replication-associated recombination protein A encodes MTDLWAPKREAARQRVEPLAVRMRPRTLDEFVGQQHILGPGRLLRRMIEADAITSIILHGPPGTGKTTLARVIAAQTRRRFVAENAAGVGVKRIREVIDEATRAVELEGRRTILFLDEIHRFTRSQQDVLLNDVERGLVTLIGATTENPLFACNSALVSRSTLFRLEPLSEEEVADVVRRAIADPERGYGRLDLRVTDDAIRVWAVKSDGDARRALNALEVAVLSQQNRARGASDRPPSVLIDRAVAEDSIQQKAAVYDGTGDEHYDAISAMIKSIRGSDPDAAVYWVARMLDAGEDPRFIARRLGILASEDVGNADPHAMPLAAACWHLVERVGMPECRLTLSQCAIYLALAPKSNASCAAIDEAIADVREGRTVPVPLYLRDPNSSPIGEGVRLRDREGEKYQYSHGAPGAFTGQDYLGVEKRYYRPTDRGDERRLGERLAELRRLRERIRGSDPGSAP; translated from the coding sequence ATGACCGACCTGTGGGCACCCAAGCGCGAAGCGGCCAGGCAGCGCGTCGAGCCGCTCGCGGTGCGGATGCGCCCGCGCACGCTGGACGAGTTCGTCGGCCAGCAGCACATCCTCGGACCCGGTCGTCTGCTGCGCCGGATGATCGAGGCGGACGCGATCACGAGCATCATCCTGCACGGGCCGCCGGGGACGGGCAAGACCACGCTCGCCCGCGTGATCGCGGCCCAGACGCGCAGGCGGTTCGTGGCGGAGAACGCGGCCGGCGTCGGGGTGAAGCGGATCCGCGAGGTGATCGACGAGGCGACCCGGGCGGTCGAACTCGAAGGACGGCGAACAATCCTCTTCCTCGACGAGATCCACCGCTTCACGCGCAGTCAGCAGGACGTGCTGCTCAACGACGTGGAGCGAGGGCTGGTCACGCTCATCGGCGCGACCACCGAAAACCCGCTCTTCGCCTGCAACTCGGCGCTCGTGAGCCGCAGCACGCTCTTCCGCCTCGAACCGCTGAGCGAGGAGGAGGTCGCGGACGTCGTACGCCGGGCCATCGCCGACCCGGAGCGGGGCTACGGCCGGCTCGACCTGCGCGTCACGGATGACGCGATCCGCGTCTGGGCCGTCAAGTCCGACGGCGACGCGCGGCGGGCCTTGAACGCCCTCGAAGTCGCCGTCCTGTCGCAACAGAACAGAGCACGAGGTGCAAGCGACCGCCCGCCCTCGGTCCTCATCGACCGCGCCGTCGCCGAGGACTCCATCCAGCAGAAGGCCGCGGTCTACGACGGCACCGGCGACGAGCACTACGACGCGATCAGCGCGATGATCAAGAGCATCCGCGGCAGCGACCCGGACGCGGCCGTCTACTGGGTCGCCCGGATGCTCGACGCCGGCGAAGACCCCCGCTTTATCGCCCGGCGTCTCGGCATCCTCGCCAGCGAGGACGTCGGCAACGCCGATCCCCACGCCATGCCGCTTGCCGCGGCGTGCTGGCACCTCGTCGAGCGCGTCGGCATGCCCGAGTGCCGCCTGACCCTGAGCCAGTGCGCGATCTACCTCGCCCTCGCCCCGAAGAGCAACGCTTCGTGTGCGGCGATCGACGAGGCGATCGCCGACGTGCGCGAGGGGCGAACCGTGCCCGTGCCGCTCTACCTGCGCGACCCGAACTCGTCCCCGATCGGCGAGGGCGTCAGGCTGCGCGACCGCGAAGGCGAAAAGTACCAGTACAGCCACGGCGCGCCCGGCGCGTTCACGGGGCAGGACTATCTCGGCGTCGAGAAACGCTACTACCGCCCCACCGACCGAGGCGACGAGCGGCGCCTCGGCGAGCGGCTCGCGGAACTTCGCCGCCTGCGTGAGCGGATTCGAGGATCGGACCCCGGGAGCGCGCCGTGA
- a CDS encoding 1-acyl-sn-glycerol-3-phosphate acyltransferase produces the protein MPTSLWLIAVAVWLLWAAAARRLNTGPRGDVESGLVWRFLRLYGRLMHRVRYEGLENLPDSTAPGPLLVVSNHTAGVDPVLVQAACPFFIRWMMAKDMKLDALGWLWAWTEIITVDRDGREVVAAREALRHLQNGGVIGIFPEGTLERPPRSVMPFLPGVGLIVKRAGVRVLPVIIEGTPQVDPAWGSLWRRSRSVVAFKPVIDYTGSGLKPHEIADDLRRRYVEWTGWPARDPPKELFPGGKGK, from the coding sequence GTGCCGACCTCACTCTGGCTCATCGCCGTGGCTGTCTGGCTGCTCTGGGCTGCCGCGGCGCGGCGTCTGAACACGGGGCCGCGGGGGGATGTCGAAAGCGGGCTGGTCTGGCGATTCCTTCGCCTGTACGGGCGGCTGATGCACCGCGTCCGGTATGAGGGGCTGGAGAACCTGCCCGACTCGACCGCGCCCGGCCCACTGCTCGTCGTGTCCAACCACACCGCAGGCGTCGATCCGGTCTTGGTGCAGGCTGCCTGCCCGTTCTTCATCCGATGGATGATGGCCAAGGACATGAAGCTCGACGCCCTGGGGTGGCTCTGGGCGTGGACGGAGATCATCACGGTTGATCGGGACGGGCGCGAAGTCGTCGCCGCGCGCGAGGCGCTGCGACATCTTCAGAACGGCGGAGTCATCGGCATCTTTCCCGAGGGTACGCTCGAACGGCCTCCCCGGAGCGTGATGCCTTTCCTGCCCGGTGTGGGGTTGATTGTCAAGCGGGCGGGCGTCCGCGTTCTGCCGGTCATCATCGAGGGAACGCCGCAGGTGGACCCGGCGTGGGGGAGCCTCTGGCGACGAAGCCGATCGGTCGTCGCGTTCAAGCCAGTGATTGACTACACCGGCAGCGGCCTCAAGCCGCACGAGATCGCGGACGACCTGCGTCGTCGCTATGTCGAGTGGACAGGGTGGCCCGCCCGCGACCCGCCGAAGGAACTCTTCCCTGGCGGCAAGGGCAAGTGA
- a CDS encoding dUTP diphosphatase, translating to MQHDLTLRVLRLDSRAVLPAYQSDAAAGLDLAACLPRGEFEHEAVTLTPRGILRIPCGIAVAIPAGFEGQVRPRSGLATKHGVTIPNAPGTVDSDYRGEMFVVLINLGPEPYVVKHGARIAQLVIAPVARATVVEADSLEGTARGAGGFGSTGGH from the coding sequence GTGCAACACGACCTCACCCTCCGAGTACTCCGCCTTGACTCTCGGGCCGTTCTGCCGGCGTACCAATCGGACGCTGCAGCCGGCTTGGACCTCGCGGCCTGCCTTCCACGCGGAGAGTTCGAGCACGAAGCGGTCACGCTCACGCCGCGCGGGATTCTCCGCATCCCGTGCGGCATCGCTGTGGCCATTCCTGCGGGGTTCGAGGGACAGGTACGCCCTCGCTCCGGCCTGGCGACGAAGCACGGCGTGACAATCCCGAACGCTCCCGGCACGGTCGATTCGGACTACCGGGGCGAGATGTTCGTCGTGCTCATCAACCTGGGACCGGAGCCTTATGTCGTGAAGCACGGCGCCCGCATCGCGCAGCTGGTGATCGCCCCTGTCGCTCGTGCCACGGTCGTCGAAGCCGATTCGCTCGAAGGAACCGCTCGCGGCGCGGGCGGGTTCGGCTCGACCGGGGGGCATTGA
- a CDS encoding polysaccharide biosynthesis protein, with protein MRPGRADNPLARLGPEDAMPRAAIAGRPVVEVTPKPGAERAILIGTPETVPVLRRQLEAAPGVVLPVGCLLLSEDGTEDDGVPGLSPVTGLDALVQARDGLGARVAVVCLPAAMWSHACRVRAELARAGIAERVVPPLTELLTRPPVPPHRGPSAAPVLDYAALIGREPHAIDHERVASLFEDRRVLITGAGGSIGSELARVVASYSPSMLVLMERSENALFEIDRRLGERFPGVPRRAVLHDVVEAESTQRLVTDLAPDIVFHAAAHKHVPLMEDHPAHAITNNLLGTRAIADAAVEAGVQRFVMVSTDKAVNPTSVMGATKRLAELYVTDLHARLRRDARASEEPTCFSMVRFGNVLGSACSVLTIWTAQLAEGGPLTVTDQRMTRYFMTIAEAASLVAQAAAMSDPACDRPGVFVLDMGKPVRILDLAERFLRAHGVEPRLLRPDQSDAPTIPDTLPTVGILCTGIRPGEKLHEELAYSNEELAPTDHPGIRAWRGMADAPIDIREAVDRLTRIRSSADRRAVLDALRRYIPTLSAPTTRFRQAV; from the coding sequence ATGCGACCCGGTCGAGCCGATAACCCTCTGGCCCGCCTCGGGCCGGAGGATGCCATGCCCAGAGCCGCCATTGCCGGACGCCCGGTTGTTGAGGTCACCCCCAAGCCGGGCGCGGAGCGAGCCATTCTCATCGGTACCCCCGAAACGGTCCCCGTCCTGCGCCGTCAGTTAGAGGCCGCGCCGGGTGTTGTTCTGCCGGTCGGGTGCCTCCTGCTGAGTGAGGATGGCACCGAAGACGACGGCGTGCCCGGGCTGTCCCCGGTCACGGGGCTGGATGCCCTGGTTCAGGCCCGGGATGGGCTGGGTGCTCGCGTCGCCGTGGTCTGCCTACCGGCGGCGATGTGGTCCCATGCCTGCCGAGTGCGGGCGGAGTTGGCTCGGGCGGGGATAGCGGAGCGCGTCGTCCCCCCCCTGACGGAACTGCTGACCCGGCCGCCCGTCCCCCCGCACAGGGGACCATCCGCCGCGCCGGTGCTGGACTATGCGGCCTTGATCGGGCGCGAGCCCCACGCGATCGACCATGAACGAGTCGCCTCGCTCTTCGAGGATCGGCGCGTGCTCATCACGGGCGCAGGCGGGTCGATCGGGTCGGAACTCGCCCGCGTGGTGGCTTCGTACTCGCCCTCGATGCTCGTGCTCATGGAGCGTTCGGAGAACGCCCTTTTCGAGATCGACCGCCGCCTGGGCGAGCGGTTCCCGGGCGTGCCAAGGCGGGCCGTGCTCCACGACGTCGTCGAGGCCGAGAGCACGCAGCGGCTGGTCACCGACCTCGCGCCGGACATCGTGTTCCACGCCGCGGCGCACAAGCACGTGCCCCTGATGGAGGACCACCCGGCGCACGCGATCACGAACAACCTGCTCGGCACGCGGGCGATCGCGGACGCCGCGGTCGAGGCCGGTGTGCAGCGGTTTGTCATGGTCTCCACAGACAAGGCGGTAAACCCGACGAGCGTCATGGGCGCAACGAAGCGGCTTGCGGAGTTGTACGTTACCGACCTGCACGCGCGGCTGCGGCGGGACGCGCGAGCGAGCGAAGAGCCGACATGCTTCTCGATGGTCCGCTTCGGCAACGTGCTCGGCTCTGCGTGCAGCGTGCTCACGATCTGGACCGCCCAACTCGCCGAGGGCGGGCCGCTCACCGTCACCGACCAGCGAATGACTCGCTACTTCATGACCATCGCGGAGGCCGCGTCGCTGGTGGCACAGGCCGCCGCCATGAGCGACCCCGCGTGCGACCGCCCCGGAGTCTTCGTCCTCGACATGGGCAAGCCCGTCCGCATCCTCGACCTCGCCGAGCGGTTCCTCCGCGCCCATGGCGTCGAACCTCGCCTCCTCCGGCCGGATCAATCCGACGCGCCGACGATTCCCGACACACTCCCAACGGTTGGCATCCTCTGCACGGGCATCCGCCCCGGAGAGAAACTCCACGAGGAACTCGCATACTCCAACGAGGAACTCGCCCCCACCGATCACCCCGGCATCCGGGCCTGGCGCGGCATGGCGGACGCGCCCATCGACATTCGCGAAGCCGTCGATCGGCTCACCCGGATCCGGTCGAGTGCCGACAGGCGTGCCGTTCTCGACGCACTCCGTCGGTACATTCCAACGCTGAGCGCTCCGACGACACGATTCCGACAGGCGGTCTGA
- a CDS encoding mannose-1-phosphate guanylyltransferase, whose protein sequence is MRYAMIMAGGAGTRLWPMSRREMPKQLIPFITRAGRAPCSLLELAAERLDGVVPADRRYICTAERYRAIVRERLPAFDDEHILGEPEGRDTVNAVGLTAAVLERLDPDAVFAVLTADHVIEPQDDFRAAMDTGFRLVEQDDSRLVTFAITPTRPETGYGYVRRGRAIEGFGGRAFAVREFKEKPDAETARRYVESMEYGWNSGMFVFHAAHFMRLLDRHRPESAAGLREIQAAWQTPHRARTLAEVYPTLPKVSVDYAIMEPASRDPAATVCTVDMPVRWLDVGSWPSFAETLAPDADGNRAAGTGQAVFHECRGSLAVTGGRPGHTIAMLGCEGLIVVQTDEATLVMPAARAQELKDLHGQVGEGLR, encoded by the coding sequence ATGCGGTACGCGATGATCATGGCGGGCGGGGCGGGCACCCGGCTCTGGCCGATGAGCCGGCGCGAGATGCCGAAGCAGTTGATCCCGTTCATCACGCGTGCGGGGCGCGCCCCGTGCTCGCTGCTCGAACTGGCGGCGGAGCGGCTCGACGGCGTGGTCCCGGCCGATCGCCGCTACATCTGCACCGCCGAGCGCTACCGAGCCATCGTCCGTGAACGGCTTCCCGCCTTTGACGACGAGCACATTCTCGGCGAGCCGGAGGGACGCGACACCGTGAACGCGGTCGGCCTGACGGCGGCCGTGCTCGAACGGCTCGACCCTGACGCCGTCTTCGCGGTCCTCACGGCGGACCACGTCATTGAGCCCCAGGACGACTTCCGCGCGGCGATGGACACCGGCTTCCGGCTCGTCGAGCAGGACGATTCGCGGCTCGTCACGTTCGCGATCACGCCGACGCGCCCGGAGACGGGGTACGGCTATGTGCGCCGCGGGCGAGCGATCGAGGGCTTCGGCGGCCGGGCGTTCGCGGTGCGCGAGTTCAAGGAGAAGCCAGACGCCGAGACCGCTCGCCGCTACGTCGAGAGCATGGAGTACGGGTGGAACTCGGGCATGTTCGTGTTTCACGCGGCGCACTTCATGCGGCTGCTTGACCGTCACCGCCCCGAGAGCGCGGCGGGTCTGCGCGAGATTCAGGCGGCATGGCAGACGCCGCACCGTGCGCGCACGCTGGCGGAAGTTTACCCGACGCTGCCGAAGGTGAGCGTGGACTACGCGATCATGGAGCCGGCCTCGCGCGATCCGGCGGCGACGGTGTGCACCGTGGACATGCCGGTGCGGTGGCTGGATGTCGGCAGTTGGCCGAGTTTCGCGGAGACGCTCGCCCCTGACGCCGACGGCAACCGCGCCGCAGGCACGGGGCAGGCAGTCTTCCACGAGTGCCGCGGCTCGCTCGCCGTGACCGGCGGAAGGCCGGGCCACACGATCGCGATGCTGGGTTGCGAAGGGTTGATCGTCGTCCAGACCGACGAGGCGACCCTCGTCATGCCCGCTGCCCGCGCGCAGGAACTGAAGGACCTGCACGGGCAAGTGGGGGAGGGGCTTCGGTAG
- a CDS encoding ATP-binding protein — translation MLARVRSSLLQGIDALPCEVEVDLDDRSFGGPGISDRATIVGLPDAGVKESMERVRSALNNSGYLHPAGRLLINLAPADVKKEGPVYDLPIAVGMLAATGVLRPDAGAPLDFRSAVVIGELALDGRVRPVRGALAAASMARATGAHALICPADNAAEAAIVEGVAVYGVRTLAEVVGLLTGALDLEPHPAPDVAGILKTADAPIDFADVRGQEAVKRAIVIAAAGGHNILMLGPAGTGKTMMAKALPGVLPPLTPEEAVEITRIYSAAGALPPGEGLVTSRPVRSPHHTASAPAVVGGGIVPRPGEISLAHRGVLFLDELAEFPRYVLETLRQPLEDHVVTIARAHGTLRFPASFMLVAAMNPTPRGDVPAGEVGKRAMDRYLSRLSGPLLDRIDIHCEAPAVPWKELSAADGRPRGTSSAQMREQALAARERQAARQGPTTPNARLSGRQLDTLAPMTDDARNALGRAMTELKLSARAYDKVRRIARTIADLAGEETLTTPHVIEAVSYRLLDRSV, via the coding sequence ATGCTCGCCCGTGTCCGATCATCCCTGCTCCAAGGCATCGACGCCCTCCCTTGCGAGGTCGAGGTTGACCTCGACGACCGCTCCTTCGGCGGCCCCGGCATCAGCGACCGCGCCACGATCGTCGGCCTTCCCGACGCGGGGGTGAAGGAGTCCATGGAGCGCGTCCGCTCCGCCCTTAACAACTCGGGCTATCTCCACCCCGCCGGACGGCTGCTCATCAACCTCGCGCCAGCCGACGTCAAGAAGGAAGGTCCCGTCTACGACCTTCCCATCGCCGTCGGCATGCTCGCTGCTACCGGCGTCCTCCGGCCCGACGCCGGCGCGCCCCTGGACTTCCGCTCCGCGGTCGTCATCGGCGAACTCGCCCTCGACGGGCGCGTGCGCCCGGTCCGCGGCGCGCTCGCGGCCGCCTCGATGGCCCGCGCCACCGGCGCGCACGCACTCATCTGCCCCGCCGACAACGCCGCCGAGGCCGCTATCGTCGAAGGCGTGGCCGTCTACGGCGTGCGCACGCTCGCCGAGGTCGTCGGCCTGCTGACCGGCGCGCTCGACCTCGAACCCCACCCCGCGCCCGACGTCGCGGGCATCCTGAAGACCGCCGACGCCCCCATCGATTTCGCCGACGTCCGCGGTCAGGAAGCCGTCAAGCGTGCCATCGTCATCGCCGCCGCGGGCGGGCACAACATCCTCATGCTCGGCCCCGCCGGCACGGGCAAGACCATGATGGCCAAGGCTCTGCCCGGCGTGCTGCCTCCGCTGACGCCGGAGGAGGCCGTTGAGATCACCCGCATCTACTCCGCTGCCGGCGCGCTCCCGCCCGGCGAGGGCCTTGTGACATCGCGACCCGTCCGCTCACCGCACCACACCGCGTCCGCGCCGGCCGTCGTCGGCGGCGGGATCGTGCCGCGCCCCGGCGAGATTTCCCTCGCCCACCGCGGCGTCCTCTTCCTCGACGAACTCGCCGAGTTCCCCCGCTACGTGCTGGAGACGCTCCGCCAACCGCTCGAAGACCACGTCGTCACCATCGCCCGCGCGCACGGTACGCTGCGCTTCCCCGCCTCGTTCATGCTTGTTGCCGCGATGAACCCCACACCCCGCGGCGACGTGCCCGCGGGCGAGGTCGGCAAGCGCGCGATGGACCGCTACCTCTCGCGCCTCAGCGGCCCGCTGCTCGACCGCATCGATATCCACTGCGAAGCGCCCGCCGTGCCGTGGAAGGAGCTCTCCGCCGCCGATGGCCGACCCCGCGGCACCAGTTCCGCCCAGATGCGCGAGCAGGCGCTCGCCGCGCGCGAACGCCAGGCGGCTCGCCAAGGCCCTACCACGCCCAACGCTCGCCTCAGCGGCCGGCAGCTCGACACCCTCGCCCCGATGACGGACGACGCCCGCAATGCCCTCGGCCGAGCGATGACGGAACTCAAACTCAGCGCGCGGGCCTACGACAAGGTCCGTCGCATCGCCCGCACCATCGCCGACCTGGCGGGCGAGGAGACGCTCACCACGCCGCACGTTATCGAAGCCGTGAGTTACAGGCTGCTGGACAGGAGCGTCTGA